The window aagaagaagagaaagagaagaaagataaaagaagtgAAAGCTTAGAGAGTTCGAGTAAATTTGGggctgcacaaacaaagagtaagttcttctaaacctaatttaattttTGCCTAGGGTAAGAGATAATAGACCTAGATTAAATTGATAAGATTGTATTCTAAGACCTTGTATTGCGTCTTTAGCAAGGATGATAATCTTTAGGAGACTGTGATTCTTGATATTTTCTGCACAGATTTTTCTGTGCACCGTTTTTGTAAAAATCAGAGTTTTTAAACAGCTTAGGATTaggattttaaatttatatGGTTACAAAATAGATTGATAGACCTTCCTATGCATGTATATTAAGACCCTAATCCTTTCTGGAAGTGCATGTATTTTGGGTATTACATTGAGGTTAATGTAATTCTGTCCAGCACACTTGTCTGTCCTTGTGACTAATTTTCGGGTTACCTATGGGCCAAATCTGAAGATGACCCCTTCTGATGAAACGTGTCCCTATAAGTCTAGTTTCACCCATAAAAAGATCCCATTGAATTGATTTCTGGAAGATGGACAAATTATATTTTTCCTGCTCCGTACTCAATCCTGAGTGCAGGTTTTGTTATACTTTTGAACCTGACTTGTGCTCAATTTTTTAGCAGACTTAGAGACCTTAAATTAGGTTTATGTCTTCTGATGATTTGTGCAtttataagtctagtttaacatataaaaaactGAGAGCCATTATAATTTTTAACGATTTATTAAGGCAATTTTAGTGCACCAAGGTCATTCTGTTTAGTAGAAAAAGTTCCTATCAGTACCCTAGTTTGGGAGAGGAGATAGAACGACATCTACAGTTTTACGAACTCCAGCAGGTCTCTCTCCGAAAATATCATCACAGAACATATCTGCTGATCTCTCACTCTGCACAAATTGGTGAAACTGTGACTATCAAGCAGTGGAAGTTAACATCTTAAAGTAATCGCAGTTATTATATCCAggctcaaaaaattaaaaaataaaccatCCAAGGTCACATAAGTAATCAAAAGAATCATGGTAGACATGCTTGGGGTTGATTCATGCAAATCATGCTTACCCACGTatgcaagaaatttaaaaaatatctaattGTTAATTGGTCATCTACAAACCTTTGGAGTCCCATACCCTAAGCCCCAACACCAGAAGTGCTCTCATGTGCCAAAGTTCCATTACTATTACCATGTTAATGTATCAACTTGATAATACGTTCTTGCAAGCTACATAGGAGGGCTATTAAGAAAAATGAATCAAAACATGATGAAATTTGGACatatttgttttcattttccTCCATCAACAAATCTCTAAACGACCATAGTTTTTCTTCTCGCAAGTTCCAGTTTATAAATCTAAGACATCAAActatcctttctttttcttctttcctgaGACAAAAATCTATCCTAAGGTATGTGATGTGACTATGCTATCACCTAGGATAACCTTCTTAGCCCATGTAATCCACTTTCAAACGTTGCCTATTGTATTCTGCTTGTATTTTGAGATCATATGCAGTATCAAACTGacggtggaccttggtgcaacggtaaggttgctccattggtGACCGAGTGGTTACGGGTtcaagtctctggaaacaggctCTCTGcggtggcgggagcctcgtgcactgggtacgcccttttatgCAGTATCAAACTACTGCTCCTGTCTCTGTTCTTCCACCAATCAATATCCTTAATGCACCCTCTTCTGTCTTCTTCTGATGTCTAATGTATGAGGAAGAACAAAAATGGGATTTAAATTTTGGACTAGGAATATACTATCGGTGATGGGTTTCTACTTTCTAGAAGCCTATAGGACTAGGATCAGAAACTCAATTGCAGCCAGAATCGCAATGACAGGTTTAAAAACCTGAATTCAAGAGATTTATAACAACAAATAATTCAAGGTTCTGATTTAATTCAAAAGATGGTCCATGGTCGAAGGTCAATTGTATGGAGAAGATTGGTTCCCCAAAATCTGGTTCAAATCTGATGGCAACCTCACTGCCCCTACCCCCTACTGCAACCCAACCCACCACTACGTGGAGGTTGGGACCTGCGTAACAGTTGAACCGCAACAGTAGGCCTGCTATAAATTCAGCACCAAGCAGCCTCAACAACCTAGAATGAGAGCTGATTCAGAACCTGCAACTACTTGGTGGATTTTTGCTGGGCCCCAATTAATTTGCTGGCTGTGTTGCGAGGTGAGAGAGTGAGACTCGAAGCAGATTGTCTTAGCTCAAACCCCAAAATTCAAACACTCGTCGTTagctttacaatttatttggAGGAATTAAAAAATCCATGGAAACAGTACAACTATGAAAATGGAGCTCTACGTAGCATTCCATCCACTAGTTATTGGGTAGAAACTTGCACTGGAATAGATTTTGAACTCTGAGAACCCATATAGATTATAGTCTCTAATAGCCAAGAGCTTGCACGGAAATCTAGAAATGCAGATTACAAAGTCAACAAAGTTTAAAAATTGAGATACTTCACTAATTGCTCCTGATTACACGATTCCTGCTGCTGTCTTCCTCGTGTTTTTAGCTTATTTTGGATTTGGACGGGAGTATGGAGTCCAAAACGAACCAGAAGGTCCAGAGAACCTTTAGACGCACAACACTAGCCCAAGGAAAGTCCCTGGTTGGACTATTTTAGCCATTGATGTATGAGATTCTTAGGATCATACCTTGTCTTGCCACAGTACCGCCAGGTGTAGTTGCAGGTTCTGAATGAGTCCAACCCGGGACTTAGGCAGCAATGGATACCAATATTATAAAATGGAGCAAGATGCACCGGCATACAGAGAACACTGGTGTCGGACGGCGCTGCGGCTGACCACCGGAATGGCCAGCAGAAGTGCAACACCGAGGGCTGGGTTCTGGATTTTCAATTGTAGGTTTTTCCTGCGTTTTTACAGTTTAGTGGAGGTTAGGggagagggtaaaatggacttttccattcaaccactaacagaaaactaacaccgtcaggtttcaggGGCTGTCAAGTAATTGCTTGAAAAGGTTGGTGTATTAAGCAATCGGGCAATAGAGCAGCAGCAACAAGTAACAACAGCATCACTACAAAAATAATGTCAGTAGAGGGGGACTAATAAGAGAAATGGTGATGcagttcagaagaacaagaaggccagCAGCAAACCCGCCCATTAGACTAAACCAAGAATGGACCAATGTCTGCCTCCACGTCCTCCGTACCAGAGACAGAGATCGCAAGGCACACTGCAGGTACAACAGCACAATCAACCTGCACCTGGAAGTTCAGCACCTAAGGCACCGGCTAGAATCTTTGCTCTGTCGACTGAGGAAGCAGAACAAGCCAACGACGTGGAGACAGGtacttttgatttcataaatttaaAGTGTTTTGATGAATTATTAAAGATGTTATACCTTTAGAGGGAAACCAAAactcacacacaaaaaaaaaacctacacaGGTACTTTAAATGTTGCTTCTCTAACTACTTGTGTTTTGTTTGATTCTGAAGCAACGCACTCTTTTGTGTCTAAAGGTTTTGCTTAAAAGTTAAACGTTGAACCAAAACCATTGAAACAGAAATTAACAGTAACTTTATTACCATCAGGTGCAACACTCATAGCTGAAACAATTTATGAGGCATGCCCAGtacaaatagaaaataaaacacttGAGGCAAACTTGATACTTCTAGACATGAAGAACTTGGACGTGATCCttggaatggattggctatcaactcacCGAGCAACCATCTCCTGTTATGATAAGGAGATAATTTTTAGacccaaaaaaagaatgaaattcaaaatttctggtttgaagagaggaaagggaaccGCACCAATTATATCAGCAGTACGAGCTAGGAAGCTTCTCTCTCAAGGATGCCAAGGTTTCCTTGCGATCGTGgtagaggaaaagaaggaaattaaaatagaagatATTGATGTGGTTAGAGATTTCTCCGATGTCTTCCCAACAGATCTCATGGGAGTACCTCCAAATAGGGAAGTGGAATTTACTATTGACCTGATAGCCGGTACGGCACCTATCTCTAAAGTACCCTATCGGATGGCACCAGCTGAACTGAATGAGTTGAAGGAGCAATTGCAAGAACTCCTAGACAAGGGGTATATTCGACCTAGTGTATCGCCTTGGGGTGCACCAGtcttgtttgtgaaaaagaaggatgggcCTATGCAGTTATGTATCGATTATCGTGAACTCAACAAAGTCGCCATCAAGAACCGATACCCACTTGCTCGGATTAATGATCTCTTTCATTAGTTGCAAGGGGCAAGTGTCTTTTCTAAGATAGACCTACGATCTAGATATCATCAATTGAAAGTGAGGAAGGAAGACATATCCAAGATGGTGTTCCGAACACGctatagacactatgaattcGTAGTGATGCCGTTTGGTTTGACTAATGCACCGGCTGTGTTTATGGACCTCATGAACCGGGTCTTCCATGAATACCTGGACaagttttttgggtgaataaagaattatattaccaaagagaaagaagaaatagaggcCCCAAAGAAGGGGGGGGAGAAACAAAAGACTAGCTAACACATCCTCAAACAGAGGAGGAGGTCGGCTAGAGGGAAGAACGGGGCAGatcccaggagacaacaatatgtctgttccttggggaatcaataCAACGGGAAGTTACATTTGTGAGTTTTCCTTTGATGTCAAAGGAGATGGATTCCCAAATCTGGCCAACAGTCctggagttggaagtccatttcCTAATGTTACACTCCATCCAAATTTGGTTGATggtagcacaaaaagcaagtTTACCAACTATGTCACATAACGTGGAGCCCAAGAAGGTCATATCAATCCACAACCATTCcctagagaagggaaggattcttCGACTGCGAGGCCAACATTTGCCAAGGATTCCCTTCCAAATAGCCGAGGAAAGAGAGCAATCAAAAAATAGATGGTCTGTGTCTTCCGTTGCGTTCCAGCAAAGACTACACGAAGGGGAGACTGGGATCTGACGGTGGCGGAGGAAGGActgcgttgggaggcagttgtTAAAGACACGCCAAACAGTAAAGCTATGTCGAGGGATGTGGCCCTCGAACCAGGCAAGCTTTCTCCAGGGAACTAGATCACTTCTAATCCGGACAAGGTTCCAAGCatcttttaatttaaaaatcccCAAGGGTGAAGGAGTCCAGGAAACACAGTCACACCTCCCAGTCCTTCTAGGGATGGAGGGCAAAGCATTCCAGGCTTCCAAAAGACCCGGGTGGGTGGTAGAAGGAGGACACCAGTCCCCATTGGATAAGATGTCAGCAACCTTGGATTGCCTGCTTAGGCCAGAATTGTAAATAGCTCTGTTGCTGACCGAGTGAATGAGGATACCCTTTGGGTGCAAGTAATCCAGCCAAAGGGCTGTTGAGGAACCATCTCCAATCTTGGACTGAATTGCTTTAAGGGCTGTCGACCTGAGAGAGGattttgcgccaaacccaagaagcatctgaAGAGGAAGAGACTTTCCAAATAGAATCAGACCGCAGAGCTCCAAAGTAGAGCCAGTCAATCCATTGtttttattgatgacatcttgatcTACTCGAAGAATAAGGAAGATCATGAGACCTCGGAATCGTCTTATAAAGATTGCGAGAAAAACAACTCTACGCCAAGTTGAACAAATGTGACTTCTGGCTTGATCAGGTTATGTTCTTGGACCATGTTATCTCAGCTGGTGGGATTTCTGTTGACCCAGCAAAGGTAAAAGCAGTGACCGAATGGGCCTGACCTACTTCTGCGGCAGACATTTGGAGTTTGTTGGGAATGGCTGGCTACTATAGAAGGTTCATTGAAGGCTTCTCCGGCATTTCCGCATCTTTGACTGCTTTAACCAAAAAAGGAGTGAAGTTTATCTGGACAGAAGAATGcgaaaagagcttccaagagctaAAGAAGATATTAGTGATTGCACCGGTGTTAGCTTTATCAACTGGCACAGGTGGAATGGTGATCTATAGCGGTGCATCTCTAAGGGGGTTAGGCTGTATTCTAATGCAAAACGGGAAAATCATAGCCTACGCTTCTAGACAGTTGAAAGATTATGAGAGGAATTACCctactcatgacttagagttggccgCTGTAGTGTTCACATTGAAGATATGGAGATACTACCTGTATGGTGAGAAGTGCGAAATTTACacagatcacaagagtctgaaatACTTCTTCACCTAGAAAGAGCTCAACATGAGGCAACGCTGATGGCTGGAGTTGAtcaaagattatgattgtgacATTTTGTATCATTCAGAGAAGGCGAACATAGTAGCAGATGTACTCAACAGGAAATCACAAGGTTTATCTGCAGCTATGTTGACTGAGCAGGTAAAGTTGAAGGAAGAAATTGAGAGCCTAGAATTGGGTTTGATCATCAATAGACCAACTGCTTTATTTGCCAGCTTGACAATTCAAGCTTGGTCACTGTTGGATCAAATCAAAGAGGGGCAATTAAAAGATGAGAAATTGTCTAAGGCTAGAAAGGCAAtacaagaagagaaggaaacacAGTTCAACATCTCTTCATAtgtactttctctctctctctctcctatctggTGAAGTCAGTGTTTCTATCACAAAATCATGTGGTACCTTTCAATTCAAAAGAGTTCAAAAGGAACCTTCCTCAGCCACTTACCTGCAGATATTTCAACCTTGCCTCAGCTACCTCATCAGTTGGATTAATCATCctacatcaaaggaaaaggaaagtaaaaatataagaggaaacagagattcctttttcttttgtaaaaggACGTCAGAATCACTTTTATGTCTTGTATTAATTCAGATTCTTGCTCCGTTTGTCCAAGCAAACACGAAGTCCTACAGAAGGTTCAACCCAGTTACTTGATTCACAATATGATCTACCTGGCTTCAAGCTCTGAAATTTCACAAGCAATAACTGCTCCCGTTCAGAAGCAGTTGTTTCAACCTGTCaattgagaaaatatagaacaatttgcacttaacttgccctcaaatgagacatacataaagagaactataacacagaattaatattagaaagaaagaattgaacagTTTCATCATGCTTCAGTGCTTATAGAgagcattggaaaataaaatttcacataGAGCTGCTATTGAGACCTAATATAATCGACAGACATATGGCatataattcttttaataagaaaaagaatattgaGTAAACCGGTGATCGGCTGAGTTTATTAAAGCGAGGAAACAGACTGATaacaacagtttttttttataggaataacgatgaaaactcggatcataacaataataataataataaaatccattCTTGCCTAGGGAGTCCACCGAATCATAGGTGGAAGTTGGGAAACCCAAGAATGAAGCACTTGATGCAGCCGTCTATCCCCCTGGTTTCTCTAAAATTTCACATATTGCCAAGGAATCTCTTACCCATGACCTCCAGCCTAAAACATTGTTAGAATCACCCTAGCTTACCACATGAATAGAATTAAGCTTCTTCATTATTCTAGCtaaatagatgttaatcattgtTATACGGACACAGCTCCAGCCTTAATTTGGTCACATTTGCCTCGGAAAAGAGTAATGGCTATAAAGAACTCTCAATCTTTTTTCAGCCCTTTCTACACCTTTAaaattgatatttaaaaaaactgATCCTTCCTATATTGCTTCtgatgaaaaaagaaagagagggagaaaataaAATTGAGTTGATTTGAAAGGGAGCAAACCAAAAACGGTCAATGGAAAACATTTATATAGAGCAGGTGACATCAGAGAAACATGCCAACCGTAGTTTCGTATGACTCGTGTACGTTAGCTGCATAATCACCACGCACAATTTTACATACATTTCCCAGGCCAACTAAGGATTTTAATCTCGAATTGGTTCTAAAAACCCTATCAAGTTTCACACATATAACGAAATGCGTAAATATTAGATTACTATCTTCACTTCAAAATAGCGCAAATTAGAATGTGCACGGCGagggaatgactaaaaaataaagaagagaaaagcggaagaaggaagaaactCAATTGTGGAGGCGACCGAAAAACCTGGTTGTCTGACCCACCAAAGGGGCAGAACAAAACTGCAAACCCAATTGGAAGTGGTGCCAATACCTGTAAATCCAAAGCAAAAGTTCTCAATTAGAAAGTTTTCCCTGTGGGTTAACAGGAGAATTGAGAATGATTTCTATATCGCTTCTAATAATACTCTGTTTTCCAAGTAAAACAGGTGAACTTATAGGGACATGGGAGTCTTTGGCACTTCTCTTGGGATCAGTAGCAGAGAAAACAGTGTAGACAAAGACAAAGGTGCCAATAATTTGAGCTGCAAAACCCACACCTTTTCTGTAGCCATCAGCGATCTCGTTCGCCCCACCACCATACCGCACATAGTAAGATTTTTGGAAGGCCTTTATTAGCCCTACACCATACATTGCTCCCAAGCATTCTGCCACGATATACATCACAGCACGGATTAGTGACACTTTATGGGCTAAGAAAAGCCCAAACGTCACTGCTGAGTTAATATGCCTCCTgtaaacacaaacacacacaactgtttataatcaaattgtaaacaacagaaaacagagaaaCAAGCAAAAAAATGGATTACCCACCAGAGATGGCGGGGCAGTAAATGAGGATGAAGATCATGAAACAAAACCAGATATCATAGTTATGTCCTAGATGATAAGAGAAAATTTGTGCAGCGGTCATGAGGTGCCAAGCGTtgagaaggaaataaaaagaataccaaaaaattaaaaacaaataagaaaatagtgATGAGTTCGAGTTATAGTGAAGCAGTCTTGAATGAAACGAAATGGCAGTGGCTAGAGATGCAAGCCCGAGTAAAGTTGAGAACCTCAACAAGAAAACCTCAGCGTTTCGACCTCGACGATGATGGCTTCTCCGTCTGAAAATTTTTTTACGTTGCAGAGCTGCAGGTTTGGGCTTTGATTAGTTAATAAGGTGAAGGGCACCAGGTGGAGCCGGCCCTTTAGGATTGGGCTAGGGCCTGTTaaaaattcaaccaaaaaaatcaCCAGAAAACAACCTAAACGAGTAAGcaatgaagagaaaagaggaaaaaggaagaaattcaatggTGGCGGCGATCAAAAAACCCGGTTGTCCAAAGAAGTAGCGACGAAGTAAATTCCCTCAGGACTGAAACAAGAACTTTCAACTCTGAACcataggaaagaagagagattaCTAAATTGCAAGCAATTAAACAAAGAAGAAACCACTGTGATGGCTGCTATAGTAAGGGAGGGATTGGGGGTAGAAGAAGATGCGCAGGACAGGCCTGCTTTCCTGAATCAATTTCTTCTACCCTCGGTTCTGATGTTTTTTAAATTTAGCGGAACTTCTTTCGTCTTCTGTGGTTTGGTTAACCTGGTCTCAGAAACAGGAGGGCTTTCGTCAGTGGATGAGTATAGAGGGAAGCTAATCTTAATGGAGTGATATTGATGATGGAAGCAGAATATGGTTTGGTCTTCCGCAATTCGGAGGGGAGAGTCGGTTCCGATGAGTATAGAGGGAAGCTAATCTTAACAGAGTTTTGTCTCATGACTCTAGGATTTTTTCCGGTCAGGGTTTTAGCAGTTCAGAATTTGTACAGGCACAGAGTGCTTACCTGCGTGAGAGagggaaaatagaaagtatTTACAGTTGATTTGAAAGAGAGGGAATGGAATAACGGTAGAGACTGGCGCATCTCTGATGCCACACCTTCtctatttaataataaatatcTCCCCTCGAGACATGCGTGCTTTCGTGTCAATTAGGGTAAGCAGTAAGGCGGTTCATAGTATGCTACTAACCACCACGCGGATTTTAACTTTACCCCCCAAAGTAATTATTTATTACATAGAGGAGGTGGCGCCAGCTGTAATCGCATACAATTTacttggcatttttttttagCGTGATGGTCTGTTATTCATAATAATATTTGGCACCATGCTTCTgctactcttccccttatcttttctttttttttttttttatagtaaatccttatcttttctcttctcctcttatgTTATCTAGTCTTTTTATCAACTTCctatcatcaaaacaattatAAAAACAATCAAGCTGGCAGATTGGGGACAGAACCAAGGATTGAGAATTCCGTGCCGACACTGGTTTCAACCATatcttggtcgaaacctggtactttctccaagctaactcgaaccttggtttcgaggcccaaaagttttttttttgcccttgtgctgcctattttttacattttgaaCCTAATCCATGCGTTAGTCTCACATAGAAAACACTCAACATAATACTtttggttttgacccaagtttgatagtgcatattgttcttggacactGTAtagaataaggtttgaccggaacataactccttcaatataattCAGATTTCCAACAAATCTAAGATTGTTTATTCATAAACTGTTCAATAATTGTCTCATGGAACATCTTTAAGGAAGTCTGACGCCTAGTCAAAATCTCATGTGGATGATTTAGCCAAACAAAGTTATCCATAGACAGCCCTGTATAGTGGTCCTCACCCCTTGATTTAGTGGGTATAATTGCATGGTTTTACTGTGGCCAACATGCCCCCCCCCCCGACACATCTTTTACAGTTTGCTATActagtacttttttggcttcAATTAATAAAATCCTTTTATTCCCAATGAGAAAATTTTACTTTAGGTGTATAAAGAACGTGTTACATCATGCTCCCTGTTAACTTATATTTATAGTAAAGCCAACCAGGACAAGAAAACTTACATGATTAGAAACCACAAACATAAGCAAATCATTAGGATCCAGAACATTATACATCTTTGCTGCAAACATCAATATTGCCGTTGCTAACACAAAAAATGACCTCTGGCATGAAGGCAGCAACATTCCTGTCAATTAGACCATAGAAAGAAGTCAAAGAACATGTAAATCCAACTCTTGCAAGTTCAAGAGGTCATTCTTTCGTGTTTTACGGATGTTGCAATTACAATACCATTAAAACGATCTAGAGATATATTTCTGAGAGAAACTGGAAGCTAAAAGAGTCCAACAATGTTTTGATGGGTGTTCTGCAACATCACAAGTTTAAGGAAGAAAACCTGTTACAGAGGAAAGTGCTCAGTTGTAGATACTTAGAAAACATTAGAATGCAATGCAATGGTTTCATTACAGTAATGAGTACTGAAAAAATGAATCAATCTTGTTAAATACTTAAAGATAGATTTCAGCACACATGTCGCACTTCTACATTCTAGTGAGCTCTCACCTTAAAGCGTGAAGCAATAAGAGTTAAGCTGAAAGAATGAGCTATAAAGTAAAAATTTGAAGGCAAGTTATCACGAATATTGGCTTGTATCCATAAAGCACAAAGCAACTGGGATGTTTGGTCCTCACTTAGTTTAGTAATTTTTGGCTCCTGCATATTAGAAAAGTGGAAAGAGATAAACGGTTATTATTTGATATGCAAGAAAACAAGTGCGATACATCCCACTTATCACTATGCACTCCTTgaaattataattagaaaatgCATGAATTCCAGCACTTACTGCCTCCTGTTAAGCAAGCTGGTCCAGTGTCCTGTCAATTATAGAACAACTTATTTTGTAAAAGTTAGGTGAGTTTTTGCAGGTCCAGCCGTGTTTCTCGTCACCAGATTCTCTATCCTTAGAATCATCTTCAGTATTATTCCCATGCTTTTCTACTATTGCATTGCCCTTCTCCATG is drawn from Telopea speciosissima isolate NSW1024214 ecotype Mountain lineage chromosome 1, Tspe_v1, whole genome shotgun sequence and contains these coding sequences:
- the LOC122662538 gene encoding aquaporin PIP2-4-like — translated: MTAAQIFSYHLGHNYDIWFCFMIFILIYCPAISGGHINSAVTFGLFLAHKVSLIRAVMYIVAECLGAMYGVGLIKAFQKSYYVRYGGGANEIADGYRKGVGFAAQIIGTFVFVYTVFSATDPKRSAKDSHVPISSPVLAPLPIGFAVLFCPFGGSDNQVETTASEREQLLLVKFQSLKPGRSYCESSNWVEPSVGLRVCLDKRSKNLN
- the LOC122662365 gene encoding uncharacterized protein LOC122662365, which gives rise to MIFLILRVDQDVINKNNGLTGSTLELCGLILFGKSLPLQMLLGFGAKSSLRSTALKAIQSKIGDGSSTALWLDYLHPKGILIHSVSNRAIYNSGLSRQSKVADILSNGDWCPPSTTHPGLLEAWNALPSIPRRTGRCDCVSWTPSPLGIFKLKDAWNLVRIRSDLVPWRKLAWFEGHIPRHSFTVWRVFNNCLPTQSFLRHRQIPVSPSCSLCWNATEDTDHLFFDCSLSSAIWKGILGKCWPRSRRILPFSREWLWIDMTFLGSTLCDIVGKLAFCATINQIWMECNIRKWTSNSRTVGQIWESISFDIKGKLTNVTSRCIDSPRNRHIVVSWDLPRSSL